Proteins encoded in a region of the Methylosinus trichosporium OB3b genome:
- the parC gene encoding DNA topoisomerase IV subunit A, protein MAKSGTPAGDAGGGEALIPVELREALEERYLTYALSTITGRALPDARDGLKPVHRRILYGMQTLRLAPDAPFKKCAKIVGDVMGSFHPHGDQAIYDALVRLAQDFSSRYPLVDGQGNFGNVDGDAAAAYRYTEARMTAVARLLLEGIDEDAIDFRPNYSGEEQEPVVLPAALPNLLANGAQGIAVGMATSVPPHNLAELCDAALYLISHREATAEQLMNFVQGPDFPTGGVVVDPRPQIVETYRTGRGSFRLRARWHKEETARGQWVAVVTEIPYGVQKSRLIEKLAELIVDKKAPLAGDVRDESAEDVRVVIEPRARAVDPALMMETLFKLSELEIRFPVNMNVLVDGAVPRVVSLDEALRQWLDHRREVLERRSRHRLAAIIRRLEVLDGMIIVFLNLDEVIRIIREEDEPKQALKSAFDLTDVQVDYILDTRLRALRRLEEMELRKEREKLIEERAEIEGLLAEEAKQWKAITAQIRELKKTVGDPRLAKRRTTFEDAPEATDIDLAEALIEREPITVVVSQKGWIRALKGHVSDLSQLQFKGDDALDFSFFAQTTSKVLALASNGKAFTLDASKLPGGRGHGEPIRLMAEIDEDAAIVKVFLHTPDALLLLVSDDGRGFVVSQNDLVATTRKGRAVFNVDPPAKLKIVAPAEGDHVAIIGENRKLLVFPLSEAPQMARGKGVRLQRYKDGGVADAKVFALADGLTWTDTSARVHTVDKRELAEWVAHRAEAGRLPPRGFPKNNRFG, encoded by the coding sequence ATGGCAAAGAGCGGAACGCCGGCGGGGGACGCCGGCGGCGGCGAGGCGCTGATCCCGGTCGAGCTGCGCGAGGCGCTCGAGGAGCGTTATCTCACCTACGCCCTGTCCACCATCACCGGCCGCGCTCTGCCGGACGCGCGCGACGGACTGAAGCCCGTGCATCGCCGCATTCTCTACGGCATGCAGACCCTGCGCCTCGCGCCCGACGCGCCGTTCAAGAAATGCGCGAAGATCGTCGGCGATGTGATGGGCTCCTTCCATCCGCATGGCGATCAGGCCATCTATGATGCGCTGGTGCGCCTCGCGCAGGACTTTTCCTCGCGCTATCCGCTCGTCGACGGCCAGGGTAATTTCGGCAATGTCGACGGCGACGCCGCCGCCGCCTATCGCTACACCGAAGCGCGCATGACCGCTGTCGCGCGGCTGCTGCTCGAGGGGATCGACGAGGACGCGATCGACTTCCGCCCCAATTATTCGGGCGAGGAGCAGGAGCCGGTGGTGCTGCCGGCCGCGCTCCCCAATCTGCTCGCCAATGGCGCGCAGGGCATCGCCGTCGGCATGGCGACTTCGGTCCCGCCCCATAATCTCGCCGAGCTCTGCGACGCGGCGCTCTATCTGATCTCGCATCGCGAGGCGACCGCCGAGCAATTGATGAACTTCGTGCAGGGGCCCGACTTCCCGACCGGCGGCGTCGTCGTCGATCCTCGTCCGCAGATCGTCGAGACCTATCGCACCGGCCGCGGCTCCTTCCGCCTGCGCGCGCGCTGGCATAAGGAGGAGACTGCGCGGGGCCAATGGGTGGCCGTCGTCACCGAGATTCCCTATGGCGTGCAGAAGTCGCGCCTCATCGAGAAGCTCGCCGAGCTGATCGTCGACAAGAAGGCGCCGCTCGCCGGCGATGTGCGCGACGAATCTGCGGAGGATGTGCGCGTCGTCATCGAGCCGCGCGCGCGCGCCGTCGATCCGGCGCTGATGATGGAGACGCTGTTCAAGCTCTCGGAGCTGGAGATCCGCTTTCCCGTCAATATGAATGTGCTGGTCGACGGCGCCGTCCCGCGCGTCGTCTCGCTCGATGAGGCGTTGCGGCAATGGCTCGACCATCGCCGCGAGGTGCTGGAGCGCCGCTCGCGCCACCGCCTCGCCGCCATCATCCGTCGGCTCGAGGTGCTCGACGGCATGATCATCGTCTTCCTCAATCTCGACGAGGTGATCCGCATCATCCGCGAGGAGGACGAGCCCAAGCAGGCGCTGAAATCCGCGTTCGATCTCACCGACGTGCAGGTCGATTATATTCTCGACACGCGCCTGCGCGCGCTGCGCCGGCTGGAGGAAATGGAGCTGCGCAAGGAGCGCGAGAAGCTCATCGAGGAGCGCGCCGAGATCGAAGGCCTGCTCGCCGAAGAGGCCAAGCAGTGGAAGGCGATCACCGCGCAAATCCGCGAGCTGAAGAAGACGGTCGGCGATCCGAGGCTGGCGAAACGGCGCACCACATTCGAGGACGCGCCCGAGGCGACCGACATCGATCTCGCAGAGGCGCTGATCGAGCGCGAGCCGATCACCGTCGTCGTCTCGCAAAAAGGCTGGATCCGCGCGCTCAAGGGGCATGTGTCGGATCTGTCGCAGCTGCAGTTCAAGGGCGACGACGCGCTCGATTTCTCCTTCTTCGCGCAAACGACGTCGAAAGTTCTGGCGCTGGCCTCCAATGGCAAGGCGTTCACGCTCGATGCGTCCAAGCTTCCGGGCGGGCGCGGCCATGGCGAGCCGATCCGGCTGATGGCGGAGATCGACGAGGATGCGGCGATCGTAAAGGTCTTCCTGCATACGCCGGACGCACTGCTGCTGCTCGTCTCCGACGACGGCCGCGGCTTCGTCGTCTCGCAGAACGACCTCGTGGCGACGACGCGCAAGGGCCGCGCCGTGTTCAATGTCGATCCGCCGGCGAAGCTGAAGATCGTAGCGCCCGCCGAGGGCGACCATGTCGCGATCATCGGCGAGAACCGCAAGCTGCTGGTGTTCCCGCTCTCCGAGGCGCCGCAGATGGCGCGCGGCAAGGGCGTGCGGCTGCAGCGCTACAAGGACGGCGGCGTCGCGGACGCCAAGGTGTTCGCATTGGCGGATGGGCTGACATGGACGGATACGTCCGCGCGCGTCCACACGGTGGACAAGCGCGAGCTGGCGGAGTGGGTCGCGCATCGGGCGGAGGCGGGACGGCTGCCGCCGCGGGGGTTCCCGAAGAACAATCGGTTCGGGTGA
- a CDS encoding class I SAM-dependent methyltransferase, which produces MPLRRKFSRLHDLLSLRMSRYFNADWYLHTYPDVKATGLDPARHYLDHGAAEKRDPSWAFSTAAYLDSHPEVARAGVNPLLHFIRAGGCAGRAEPAPSVRGRAAPLADAPALVDVDATFDRLAGERRPARVLEAGTLQSNPGHATHSHRRFPWVAQRDYVKLDIVAGLDVDVVGDLHALPAHWSGTFDCVLANAVFEHLERPWIAAREIARVLAPGGLFLVSTHQSFPLHAYPSDFFRFSREALRLIFEDAGLVVDAADYKHRCAILPPAAVMPSRQVGAWNATFPSFILVQAAGHRSENG; this is translated from the coding sequence ATGCCGTTGCGTCGAAAATTTTCGCGCCTCCATGATCTCTTGTCGCTCCGAATGTCGAGATATTTCAACGCCGACTGGTATTTGCACACCTATCCGGACGTGAAGGCGACGGGGCTCGATCCGGCGCGGCACTATCTCGACCATGGCGCAGCGGAAAAGCGCGATCCGAGCTGGGCGTTCTCGACCGCGGCCTATCTCGACAGCCATCCTGAAGTCGCCCGCGCCGGAGTGAACCCGCTGCTGCATTTCATTCGCGCGGGCGGGTGCGCAGGGCGCGCGGAGCCAGCGCCCTCCGTTAGAGGCCGCGCTGCGCCGCTCGCCGACGCGCCCGCTCTCGTCGATGTCGACGCCACATTCGACCGCCTCGCCGGGGAAAGGCGTCCGGCCAGAGTGCTCGAAGCCGGCACTCTGCAATCGAACCCTGGGCATGCGACCCATTCGCACCGGCGCTTTCCCTGGGTGGCGCAGCGCGATTATGTGAAGCTCGACATCGTCGCCGGTCTGGATGTGGATGTCGTCGGCGATCTCCACGCGCTGCCGGCGCATTGGTCGGGGACCTTCGATTGCGTCCTCGCCAACGCCGTGTTCGAGCATTTGGAGCGCCCCTGGATCGCCGCCCGCGAGATCGCGCGCGTGCTCGCCCCGGGCGGACTCTTCCTGGTGTCGACGCATCAGAGCTTTCCGCTCCACGCCTATCCGAGCGATTTCTTTCGCTTCAGCCGCGAGGCCCTTCGCCTCATCTTCGAGGACGCCGGGCTCGTCGTCGACGCCGCCGACTATAAGCATCGCTGCGCGATCCTGCCGCCGGCCGCGGTCATGCCGTCGCGCCAAGTCGGCGCCTGGAACGCGACATTTCCTTCCTTCATCCTGGTGCAGGCGGCCGGACACAGGAGCGAGAACGGATAG
- a CDS encoding type II toxin-antitoxin system RelE/ParE family toxin, translated as MEIHVPKSLQRDGKKAGLTDEDYRTAIRKAERGLIDADLGGGLIKQRIPRDRLSGARGSRAIIFYKRGKLAIFLHLFAKSTKGNLTDSELAEFLEFGRNLDRLTDIELQALGERRGWRKIEL; from the coding sequence ATGGAAATCCACGTTCCGAAGTCGCTTCAGCGCGACGGAAAAAAGGCGGGCCTCACTGACGAAGATTACCGGACCGCGATCAGAAAAGCAGAGCGGGGCCTAATCGATGCCGATCTCGGCGGAGGTCTCATCAAACAACGCATCCCGAGGGACCGTCTGAGCGGCGCGAGAGGGTCGCGAGCGATCATATTTTACAAGAGGGGCAAGCTGGCGATCTTTCTACATCTCTTTGCCAAGAGCACGAAGGGCAATCTAACCGACTCTGAGTTGGCTGAGTTTTTAGAGTTCGGCCGGAACTTGGATCGGTTGACGGACATTGAACTGCAAGCTCTCGGCGAGCGAAGAGGATGGCGAAAGATCGAGCTATGA
- a CDS encoding helix-turn-helix domain-containing protein, whose product MAKDRAMTNKRYRSDALRSLHEIAVDLNAVGAIDKATMRRFDVSCLTPAEPLSPEAIKKIREKANMSQATFALALNVSKILVSKWERGETRPSGPSLKLLALADRKGIEAIL is encoded by the coding sequence ATGGCGAAAGATCGAGCTATGACAAACAAGCGCTACCGCAGCGACGCCCTTCGATCTCTTCACGAGATCGCCGTGGACCTGAATGCGGTCGGCGCGATCGACAAGGCGACCATGCGGCGGTTCGACGTGAGCTGCCTGACACCGGCCGAGCCGCTGTCGCCCGAGGCCATCAAGAAAATCCGCGAGAAAGCCAATATGAGCCAGGCGACTTTCGCCTTGGCGCTGAATGTGAGCAAGATTCTTGTCAGCAAATGGGAGCGCGGCGAGACGCGCCCGAGCGGCCCTTCGCTGAAGCTTCTCGCCCTGGCCGATCGCAAGGGTATCGAAGCGATCCTGTGA
- the dapE gene encoding succinyl-diaminopimelate desuccinylase: MTLSPALSITRDLLRCPSVTPADAGALGVLEQRLKEAGFTTHRLVFSEEGTPDINNLFAKIGEGRPHLVFAGHTDVVPSGDPARWRFDPFSGEIADGKIFGRGASDMKGGIAAFAAAAIDFVREHGVPRGAISFLITGDEEGPAVNGTVKMLDWARAQGEVFDHSIVGEPTNLEAIGDTIKIGRRGSLNGRLVVRGKQGHSAHPHRADNPTPAVARIVTALSTHRFDEGTEHFDRSNLEVTSIDIGNQAANVIPGEARARFNIRFNNSWTLETLQAEIRRVIDEAAAGARVEVEFLPCNSLPFLTAPGDFTALVAGAIEEVTGRRPGLSTSGGTSDARFITRECPVLEFGLVNESIHAVDEHARLEDVDRLTAVYKRILEKYFAR; this comes from the coding sequence ATGACACTTTCCCCCGCGCTCTCCATTACCCGCGATCTCCTCCGCTGCCCCTCCGTCACCCCGGCCGACGCCGGCGCGCTCGGTGTGCTCGAGCAGCGTCTGAAGGAGGCCGGCTTCACCACCCATCGGCTCGTCTTCTCGGAAGAGGGGACGCCCGACATCAACAATCTCTTCGCCAAGATCGGCGAGGGGCGCCCGCATCTCGTCTTCGCCGGCCATACGGATGTGGTGCCGAGCGGCGATCCGGCGCGCTGGCGCTTCGATCCCTTCTCCGGCGAGATCGCCGACGGCAAAATCTTCGGCCGCGGCGCCTCGGATATGAAGGGCGGCATCGCCGCCTTCGCCGCCGCCGCGATCGATTTCGTGAGGGAGCATGGCGTCCCGAGGGGCGCCATTTCCTTCCTCATCACCGGCGACGAGGAAGGGCCGGCGGTCAATGGAACGGTGAAGATGCTCGACTGGGCGAGAGCCCAGGGCGAAGTCTTCGACCACAGCATCGTCGGCGAGCCGACCAATCTGGAGGCGATCGGCGACACCATCAAGATCGGCCGGCGCGGCTCGCTCAACGGACGCCTCGTGGTGCGCGGCAAGCAGGGGCATTCGGCGCATCCGCATCGCGCCGACAATCCGACGCCGGCGGTGGCGCGCATCGTCACGGCGCTATCGACGCATCGCTTCGACGAGGGCACGGAGCATTTCGACCGCTCCAATCTCGAGGTGACCTCGATCGACATCGGCAATCAGGCCGCGAATGTCATTCCAGGCGAGGCGCGCGCGCGCTTCAACATTCGCTTCAACAACAGCTGGACTCTCGAGACGCTGCAGGCGGAAATCCGCCGCGTGATCGACGAGGCGGCGGCCGGGGCGCGGGTCGAGGTCGAGTTCCTGCCGTGCAATTCTCTGCCTTTCCTCACTGCGCCGGGCGATTTCACCGCGCTGGTCGCGGGGGCGATCGAGGAGGTGACCGGGCGCCGGCCGGGGCTTTCCACCAGCGGCGGCACGTCGGACGCGCGCTTCATCACCCGCGAATGCCCGGTGCTGGAGTTCGGACTCGTCAATGAATCGATCCATGCGGTCGACGAGCATGCGCGGCTCGAGGATGTGGATCGGCTGACCGCGGTCTATAAGCGCATCCTCGAGAAATATTTCGCGAGGTGA